TCGATCCatatctaattttaaaaggaTAATGcttaataaatgtatttctGTTACTTGAAGTTTgatagtttttatttatatacattactagaaattaaataaaaaatttggaaatattatataatgttaaaaaaaatttagatagaaaaataattttaatatatgataGACTTATTAAGACAAAGTAcaattgaatttttatcGTGTTATAGATAGACAGAATATCTAGGCTTCTAGAAAAGATgaactttaaataataataataaaaggaAGATGTATGTTTATATAGAAGAAGAAAGCACTATTTGTTATTTAGTAATTCTCTAACAACTTATGTTGAAAGTATTTCTTTAGATGCTAAAAGaacatttttgttttattttttaattcattcatataaattgatttaatttttttcccAAATTGctatcatataaattttttcttttcttttaaatctaTTATAACTTTCTGTTCCTGGAGCACAATATGTTTCTCTTATtgaattataaaacaattgaATAAACCAAGGTGATTGTTGTAGTAATTCATCGTATCTTTTACTTGTAACTTCCATTCCATTTAGTACTTGTTTTGTAATATCTTCAActtcaattaatttaaaaccaacatcttcaaaaatattaaaacatttttctttaatttcattaGCAAAACGTAAATCAGCCCATACAagataacaatttttttttaaaactcgATAAGCTTCTTTGGCAAATGCtggaaaattattatacaaatGACTTGATTCAATATTAATAAGAATATCAAATTGTTCATCAATAAAAGGAATTTTTTCAGCATTTCCCTGAATAATTTTaccaattttatattttaagtcTTCTACAACAACAATATCAATACCATACATATCTCCAATCTCTGGATGAGAACGTTTAATCCAACGTAATCCAGCTCCATGTCCACAACCAACTTCAAGAAGAGACTTACCTTGAAGTTTATGATATAATGGACACATTGACAATgctttttcatataaataacaatGTGCACGTTGATTTGTTTCTACTTCAATAACTCTATTAAAAACTGACAATcttctttcatttttttttggaacATAACCTAAATTCATAAATTGGATATCTAATTTTCTAGCTAGTAAAGCTAATGTtggataaataaaataatgatcaAGAATATAATAccatatttttgataaaaaaattaaaaaagaattaaaaaatttcataacaatgaatgtttatataattttttaataaaatgttaacaaGTGGTGTgtttatcataatatttgtttcatAATTAGCTGTAATTTGAGTGTCGAGAGAAATTGCCGGCTCATCAGaagtatataattatttatgaattcattaaaaatactatcgtgaatcattatttaaataaataagataatgtctgttaatattaaaaatttgttattaaaaatatacaagaACTTTGATACAACAATTTCTacatatttttgatataatacttattttatgtaaattagaaaataatttattttatgtcaTACTACATACTTGTCAGAATctatgttaaaattaattaaaaacatttgctagattttttttcaaaattatttaataatctttgattatttatttgtttttgatTAAAGAATTCAATctacattatttaattttatactcTATTAtcatgaaaatttttaatttacaaattaatgttttcttattttcacaaaaataaaagatttaccaaaaaaaaaaaatagttttcaataaaatataaaaaagtattaaattcaaaatgaataa
This Strongyloides ratti genome assembly S_ratti_ED321, chromosome : 2 DNA region includes the following protein-coding sequences:
- a CDS encoding Methyltransferase type 11 domain-containing protein produces the protein MNLGYVPKKNERRLSVFNRVIEVETNQRAHCYLYEKALSMCPLYHKLQGKSLLEVGCGHGAGLRWIKRSHPEIGDMYGIDIVVVEDLKYKIGKIIQGNAEKIPFIDEQFDILINIESSHLYNNFPAFAKEAYRVLKKNCYLVWADLRFANEIKEKCFNIFEDVGFKLIEVEDITKQVLNGMEVTSKRYDELLQQSPWFIQLFYNSIRETYCAPGTESYNRFKRKEKIYMIAIWEKN